Within the Pseudarthrobacter sp. W1I19 genome, the region GGGAAAGTGAGGGTGCCTGCCTCCACCTACCGGCTGCAGATCCGCCGCAGCTTCACCCTGTTCGATGCTGCCGGGCAGGTTCCGTACCTGAAATCGCTTGGCGTGGACTGGGTGTACCTTTCGCCGATCCTCACTGCGGAGCAGGGCTCGGACCACGGCTATGACGTGACCGACCCCTCCGCTGTGGATCCGGAACGCGGCGGCCCGGAAGGACTGCTGGCCCTGTCCAAAGCTGCCCGCGAGCACGGCATGGGTGTCCTGGTGGATATCGTGCCCAACCACGTGGGCGTCGCAACTCCGGCGCAGAACCCCTGGTGGTGGTCCCTGCTCAGGGAAGGGCAAGGCTCGCCGTACGCCGAGGCGTTCGACGTCGAGTGGGACCTCGCCGGCGGAAAGATCCGGCTGCCCATGCTGGGTTCGGACCAGGACCTGGACAAGCTGGAGATCAAGGACGGCGAGCTCCGCTACTACGACCACCGCTTCCCGATCGCCGAAGGCACCTATGCCGACGGCGACACTCCCCAGGAGGTGCACAGCCGCCAGCACTATGAGCTGATTGGCTGGCGCCGGGCGGATGCCGAACTGAACTATCGGCGCTTTTTCGCGGTCACCACGCTGGCAGGGATCCGGGTGGAAACTCCCCGCGTTTTCGAGGAAGCCCATGCCGAGGTGGGCCGCTGGTTCCGCGAGGGACTGGTGGACGGGCTGCGCGTGGATCACCCGGACGGCCTCGCCGATCCGGGCGGCTACCTGCGCTGGCTCAAGGACCTCAGCGGCGGGGCCTATATCCTCGTCGAGAAGATCCTGGAGCCGGGCGAGACCCTGCCGCAGGATTTCGCCACCGAAGGAACCACGGGGTACGACGCCCTGGCTGACGTGGACCGGGTGTTTGTTGACCCCGCCGGAGAACAGGCGCTCAATGAGCTTGATGCCAAGCTCCGGGAGTCTGCAGCCCCCGCGGACTACGCCGAAATGATCCGTGGCACCAAGCGGATGATCGCCGACGGCATCCTCCGCTCCGAGGTGCTGCGCCTGGCCCGCCTGGTTCCCGAGTCCCACGGGCTTCCGGTGGATCAGGCGGCTGACGCCCTGGCGGAAATCATCGCGGCCTTCCCGGTGTACCGGAGCTATTTGCCCACTGGGGCGGAGATCCTCAAGGAAGCCTGCGAGTCCGCCGCGGCCTACCGGCCCGAGCTGCAGGTTGCGGTGGGAACGTTGCTGCCGCTGCTCCTGGACCCGGCCAACCCCATCGCGGTCCGGTTCCAGCAGACCTCGGGGATGGTCATGGCCAAGGGCGTGGAGGACACCGCTTTCTACCGCTACACCCGGCTTGGCACGCTGACGGAGGTGGGCGCCGAACCTACCGAATTCTCCGTGTCCACCGAGGAGTTCCACCAGCGGATGCTGCGCCGGCAGGAACACCTTCCGCTCTCCATGACCACGTTGTCCACGCATGACACCAAGCGCAGCGAGGACGCCAGGGCCCGGATTTCGGTCATCGCCGAACTGCCCCGGGAGTGGGCGGCCACCCTGAACACGCTCCGCGAGCTGGCGCCCATTCCGGACGGCCCGTACGAAAACCTGCTCTGGCAGGCCATCGTGGGAGCCTGGCCCGCGAGCAGGGAGCGGCTCCAGGGCTACGCCGAAAAGGCTGCCCGGGAAGCAGGCAACTCCACCAAGTGGACGGACCCCAACGAGGAGTTCGAGTCCAGCGTCAAGGCTGCGGTAGATGCGGTGTTCGACGAGCCCCGGGTCACCCAGGTGGTGGAGGATTTTGTTGCACGGATCGATTCCTTCGCCGCGTCCAACTCCGTGTCCGCCAAGCTGGTCCAGCTGACCATGCCCGGCGTCCCGGACGTGTACCAGGGCAGCGAGTTCTGGGAACGCTCGCTGACTGACCCCGACAACCGGCGTCCCGTGGATTTCGCGGCCCGGCAGCAGGAGCTGGCAAAGCTCGACGGCGGCCAGCTGCCCGAGGCGGGAACGGAAACCAGTAAGCTTCTGGTCACCTCCCGCGCACTCCGGCTGCGCCGCGACCGGCCGGAGCTGTTCCAGGGCTACACGCCGGTGGCCGTCACGGGCGCAGCGGCCGGGCACCTGCTCGCGTTCCACCGCGGGGCATCGGATGCTCCGGGAGCGCTGACGCTGGCCACCCGGCTGCCTGCAGGACTCGCGGCCGGCGGCGGCTGGCGGGACACCGCCGTCGAACTTTCCGCTGCCACGCGTGACGAGCTGACGGGCGCCGCATACGGTCCCGGCAGCGTTTCGGTGGCAGAGGTCCTGGGTACCTACCCGGTGGCTTTGCTGGTACCGGCGGATGGAGAAAAAGCATGACCCTCGTCAACAGCGGGCCCGGACGTTTCGACGTCTGGGCCCCGGAGGCGCAATCGGTGATCCTGCAGGCGAACGGCCGGCA harbors:
- the treY gene encoding malto-oligosyltrehalose synthase, translating into MRVPASTYRLQIRRSFTLFDAAGQVPYLKSLGVDWVYLSPILTAEQGSDHGYDVTDPSAVDPERGGPEGLLALSKAAREHGMGVLVDIVPNHVGVATPAQNPWWWSLLREGQGSPYAEAFDVEWDLAGGKIRLPMLGSDQDLDKLEIKDGELRYYDHRFPIAEGTYADGDTPQEVHSRQHYELIGWRRADAELNYRRFFAVTTLAGIRVETPRVFEEAHAEVGRWFREGLVDGLRVDHPDGLADPGGYLRWLKDLSGGAYILVEKILEPGETLPQDFATEGTTGYDALADVDRVFVDPAGEQALNELDAKLRESAAPADYAEMIRGTKRMIADGILRSEVLRLARLVPESHGLPVDQAADALAEIIAAFPVYRSYLPTGAEILKEACESAAAYRPELQVAVGTLLPLLLDPANPIAVRFQQTSGMVMAKGVEDTAFYRYTRLGTLTEVGAEPTEFSVSTEEFHQRMLRRQEHLPLSMTTLSTHDTKRSEDARARISVIAELPREWAATLNTLRELAPIPDGPYENLLWQAIVGAWPASRERLQGYAEKAAREAGNSTKWTDPNEEFESSVKAAVDAVFDEPRVTQVVEDFVARIDSFAASNSVSAKLVQLTMPGVPDVYQGSEFWERSLTDPDNRRPVDFAARQQELAKLDGGQLPEAGTETSKLLVTSRALRLRRDRPELFQGYTPVAVTGAAAGHLLAFHRGASDAPGALTLATRLPAGLAAGGGWRDTAVELSAATRDELTGAAYGPGSVSVAEVLGTYPVALLVPADGEKA